In a genomic window of Oncorhynchus keta strain PuntledgeMale-10-30-2019 chromosome 28, Oket_V2, whole genome shotgun sequence:
- the LOC118361515 gene encoding atypical chemokine receptor 4-like yields the protein MEEEDYDYDNSSSNDSDYYDDYHSVCDKAEVRSFGRLFLPVVYALALVVGVAGNAVVVVVYTSPRRLRTLTDMCILNLAVADLLLLLTLPFWAADAVHGWRIGVAACKFTSFLYATNFSCGMLLLTCVSVDRYRALVHNAGGRAASGPRARRQWILVCVVVWATAVCLGLPDMLFSTVKHSSHRLVCAAVYPLSMARPTKAALELLEVLLSFLLPFLVMGVSYCRVGLALVRVGANVCRDRRRRALRVLLAVAAVFLLTQLPYNLVKLWRTLDVIYGLVTDCDLSKGLDRALQVTESLAVTHCCFNPMLYAFIGSSFRGHVLRVVKRLGGRWCGGHYGNEERALEISLNTHTPARQTHSHSVSEDEDTSTFTI from the coding sequence atggaggaagaggactACGACTACGACAACTCCAGCTCCAACGACAGTGACTACTACGACGACTACCACTCGGTGTGCGACAAAGCGGAGGTGCGTTCTTTCGGCCGGCTCTTCCTGCCCGTAGTCTACGCCTTGGCTCTGGTGGTGGGCGTGGCAGGCAACGCTGTGGTTGTGGTGGTGTATACGTCGCCACGGCGACTGCGGACGCTGACAGACATGTGTATCCTGAATCTTGCCGTGGCCGATTTACTCCTTCTCCTCACGCTGCCCTTCTGGGCGGCCGACGCTGTGCACGGCTGGCGGATCGGAGTGGCTGCCTGCAAGTTCACCTCCTTCCTCTATGCCACCAACTTCAGCTGTGGCATGCTGCTGCTAACCTGCGTTAGCGTGGACCGCTACCGTGCACTGGTCCACAACGCTGGAGGCCGGGCCGCGAGTGGCCCGCGGGCCAGGAGACAGTGGATATTAGTGTGTGTCGTGGTGTGGGCCACGGCGGTTTGCCTGGGCCTGCCTGACATGCTGTTCTCCACGGTGAAGCACTCGTCTCATCGTCTAGTCTGCGCGGCCGTCTACCCCCTTAGCATGGCTCGGCCGACCAAGGCTGCCCTGGAGCTGCTGGAGGTGCTGCTGAGCTTCCTCCTGCCGTTCCTGGTCATGGGAGTGTCTTACTGTCGGGTGGGCCTGGCGCTGGTTAGGGTCGGAGCCAATGTGTGCAGGGACAGGAGGCGGCGGGCCCTGCGGGTGCTGCTGGCCGTGGCGGCGGTGTTCCTGCTTACCCAGCTGCCCTACAACCTGGTGAAGCTGTGGCGGACGCTGGATGTCATCTATGGCCTGGTGACCGACTGTGACCTCAGTAAGGGTCTGGACCGGGCTCTCCAGGTGACGGAGAGCCTGGCGGTCACACACTGCTGCTTCAACCCAATGCTCTACGCCTTCATAGGCTCCTCTTTCAGAGGACATGTCCTCAGGGTCGTCAAGCGCCTCGGGGGGAGGTGGTGCGGTGGTCACTACGGCAATGAGGAGAGGGCGTTGGAGATCTCGCTAAATACACACACCCCCGCCAggcaaacacactcacactctgTCTCGGAGGACGAGGACACCAGCACCTTCACCATCTAA
- the LOC127912820 gene encoding uncharacterized protein LOC127912820, translating into MTGLGPSAWTIMEVALWVCLSFLCLQGSLPQLTHGADCTGTSQENNCVSGQTTGGKNEGLVRLKPSAARKTHNQKQPQMWLGDDLQSDVLLDRQKRQLGRNSLLPGSFSAKGFPNTLIKVQTERARRHLGQSGTKKNKYKSRVGSFSLLSNNPSASLQVTRVRRQVQNERKRGKPRGRVGAYSVAGRVDSSHKIPPLPSESSNLPGTETQDERTEEKTLFAEEVIC; encoded by the exons ATGACGGGGCTGGGCCCCAGTGCCTGGACCATCATGGAGGTTGCTCTTTGGGTGTGCCTAAGTTTTCTCTGCCTGCAGGGCAGCTTGCCCCAGCTCACACATGGTGCAGACTGTACTGGGACATCACAGGAAAATAACTGTGTCAGCGGGCAGACCACCGGGGGAAAG AATGAAGGGCTTGTGCGCCTGAAGCCATCTGCTGCAAGAAAGACCCATAACCAGAAACAGCCACAG ATGTGGCTAGGTGACGACTTGCAATCGGATGTGCTATTggacagacagaagagacagtTGGGGAGGAACTCCCTTCTTCCTGGGTCCTTCTCAGCCAAGGGCTTCCCCAACACACTCATCAAAGTTCAG acagagcGGGCCAGGAGACACCTAGGCCAGTCGGGGACCAAGAAGAACAAGTATAAATCCAGAGTGggatccttctctctcctcagcaACAACCCCAGTGCCTCCCTACAG GTAACCAGAGTACGGAGGCAGGTGCAGaatgagaggaagagggggaagccAAGAGGACGAGTCGGAGCGTATTCCGTTGCGGGACGAGTCGACTCATCCCACAAAATCCCCCCCCTCCCATCTGAGTCAAGCAATCTTCCAG GGACAGAGACGCAAGATGAGCGCACGGAAGAAAAAACTTTGTTTGCTGAAGAAGTGATTTGCTGA